The Deltaproteobacteria bacterium genome includes a window with the following:
- a CDS encoding polymer-forming cytoskeletal protein, protein MGKNDINAFLGAGTVYRGHLVFQGSVRIDGEFEGDVESEGTLVVGREAKVTGTICVGTLVLSGSVNGTVRASEKIILSKEARMVGIIQAPSMAMEEGAVLKGKVNMDGDGDSSEDLPLKCESHE, encoded by the coding sequence ATGGGAAAAAACGATATCAACGCCTTTCTCGGCGCGGGCACTGTGTATCGCGGGCATTTGGTGTTCCAGGGATCGGTTAGGATTGACGGCGAGTTCGAAGGCGACGTGGAGTCGGAGGGAACTCTGGTTGTGGGAAGAGAGGCCAAGGTGACGGGAACCATCTGTGTCGGAACGCTTGTTTTGAGCGGCTCAGTGAACGGGACGGTACGGGCCTCGGAAAAAATCATTCTGAGCAAGGAGGCCAGAATGGTTGGCATCATCCAAGCCCCGTCCATGGCTATGGAGGAGGGGGCTGTCCTCAAGGGAAAGGTGAATATGGATGGGGACGGGGATTCTTCCGAGGATTTGCCCCTCAAGTGTGAGTCTCATGAATGA